One window of Burkholderia cepacia GG4 genomic DNA carries:
- a CDS encoding transporter substrate-binding domain-containing protein, with product MKHFTPTLKQGLAAALLCVAATASHAADLLDTVKQAGVLKIALEGTYPPFDYRNADGQLEGFDVDVAKAVAARLGVKPQFVTTEWSGILAGLQAGKFDVIVNQVAITPSRQQALDFSTPYVYSSAQLLQRQNDTRAFKSLDELKGKKVGVTMGSNYVDLVKTVPAVDLQVYPGTPENLRDLAAGRIDAAVNDRLMLSYLIKNSHLPLRPGSVLAGGEDRMGIPFRKGNPKFAKAIDDAVASLQQDGTLKKISMQWFGADTTKPITQ from the coding sequence ATGAAGCACTTCACCCCGACGCTCAAGCAAGGCCTCGCCGCCGCCCTCCTCTGCGTGGCGGCCACCGCATCGCACGCGGCGGACCTGCTCGACACCGTCAAGCAGGCCGGCGTGCTGAAGATCGCGCTCGAAGGCACCTACCCGCCGTTCGACTATCGCAATGCCGACGGGCAGCTCGAAGGGTTCGACGTCGATGTCGCGAAGGCGGTCGCCGCGCGACTCGGCGTGAAGCCGCAGTTCGTCACGACCGAATGGAGCGGGATTCTCGCGGGGCTGCAGGCCGGCAAGTTCGACGTGATCGTCAACCAGGTCGCCATCACGCCGTCGCGCCAGCAGGCGCTCGACTTCAGCACGCCGTATGTGTATTCGTCCGCGCAGCTGCTGCAACGCCAGAACGACACGCGTGCGTTCAAGTCGCTCGACGAGCTGAAGGGCAAGAAGGTCGGCGTGACGATGGGCAGCAACTACGTCGATCTCGTGAAGACGGTGCCCGCAGTCGACCTCCAGGTCTATCCGGGCACGCCGGAGAACCTGCGCGACCTCGCGGCGGGCCGTATCGACGCGGCGGTCAACGACCGCCTGATGCTGAGCTACCTGATCAAGAACTCGCACCTGCCGCTGCGCCCGGGTTCCGTGCTCGCCGGCGGCGAGGACCGGATGGGCATTCCGTTCCGCAAGGGCAATCCGAAATTCGCGAAGGCGATCGACGACGCGGTCGCGTCGCTGCAGCAGGACGGCACGCTGAAGAAGATCTCGATGCAGTGGTTCGGTGCGGATACGACGAAGCCCATCACGCAATAA
- a CDS encoding DUF3088 domain-containing protein: MKDTLFILRPGFFKDSEGPFYCGDSVAVEGLLSFYPQLRDAVAVEYIDAPRPRQPIVALIGEDNQSAPVLVLGDGQAPKDSAVGIREHNGRRFIDSPAEIRRYLSSQYGVAHVA; encoded by the coding sequence ATGAAAGACACGCTGTTCATCCTCCGCCCGGGTTTTTTCAAGGACTCCGAAGGTCCGTTCTACTGCGGCGACTCGGTTGCCGTCGAAGGGCTGCTGAGCTTCTACCCGCAGTTGCGCGACGCTGTCGCGGTCGAGTACATCGACGCGCCGCGGCCGCGCCAGCCGATCGTCGCGCTGATCGGCGAGGACAATCAGTCGGCGCCGGTCCTCGTGCTCGGCGACGGCCAGGCGCCCAAAGATAGTGCGGTCGGGATTCGCGAACACAACGGCCGCCGCTTCATCGATTCGCCGGCCGAGATCCGGCGGTATCTGTCCTCGCAATACGGCGTCGCGCACGTCGCGTAA
- a CDS encoding amino acid ABC transporter permease: protein MEALDLVIQTLPVMVKGALLTLKFAVASMALGLVVGLVVAIMRIGNNRLASGLAQGYVSLMRGTPLLVQMFVVYYGLPDLGITLDPTTAGIFTLTLNAGAYLSESMRGAILGIGRGQWAAAHSLGLTHVQTLRYIVCPQALRLAVPSLGNTLISLIKDTSLVSVITVTELLRSTQEVIAATFQPLPLYLAAAAIYWVLSTLLTRLQGRVETRLSLPSTH, encoded by the coding sequence ATGGAAGCACTCGATCTGGTCATTCAAACCCTGCCCGTGATGGTGAAGGGCGCGCTGCTCACGCTGAAGTTCGCGGTGGCATCGATGGCGCTCGGCCTCGTCGTCGGACTCGTCGTCGCGATCATGCGGATCGGCAACAACCGGCTCGCATCCGGACTCGCGCAGGGCTACGTCAGCCTGATGCGCGGCACGCCGCTGCTCGTGCAGATGTTCGTCGTCTACTACGGGCTGCCCGATCTCGGCATCACGCTCGACCCGACGACGGCCGGCATCTTCACGCTGACGCTCAACGCGGGCGCCTATCTGTCGGAAAGCATGCGCGGCGCGATCCTCGGCATCGGCCGCGGGCAATGGGCGGCCGCGCACAGCCTCGGCCTCACGCACGTGCAGACGCTGCGCTACATCGTCTGCCCGCAGGCGCTGCGCCTCGCGGTGCCGAGCCTCGGCAACACGCTGATCAGCCTGATCAAGGACACGTCGCTCGTGTCCGTCATCACCGTCACCGAGCTGCTGCGTTCGACACAGGAAGTGATCGCCGCGACGTTCCAGCCGCTGCCGCTCTACCTCGCGGCCGCCGCGATCTACTGGGTACTGAGCACGCTGCTCACGCGCCTGCAGGGCCGCGTCGAAACGCGCCTCTCGCTGCCGTCCACGCATTGA
- the metC gene encoding cystathionine beta-lyase — MNHLHSPDTLLAHEGRSHGQPGSPVNPPVYRQSTLLFHGTDALDAVRGTPLAYGRHGSPTTRALEKALARLEGAHAALLTPSGLSAITTSLLAVLNPGDHLLMADSVYDPTRSFCDETLARLGIETTYYDPSLGAGIASLMRPNTRAVFTESPGSLTFEVQDIPAICRVAHRHDAVVLLDNTWGTPLNFRSFSHGVDVSIHAATKYIAGHSDVLMGAILTTEALAPKVTRCYRQLGMTVSGDDAYLALRGLRTLSVRLERHQRNAQVLTEWLAQQPEVAQILYPARPGDAGHALWQRDFTGACGLFGLVLHPQPDDAVRALLDGMTCFGMGYSWGGFESLIIPSNPSRNRTATQWSAAGPLLRIHAGLEHPDDMIADLDAGFARMRAAAAALAEA, encoded by the coding sequence TTGAACCACCTGCATTCGCCCGACACGCTGCTCGCTCACGAAGGCCGCTCGCACGGCCAGCCCGGCTCGCCGGTCAACCCGCCCGTGTATCGCCAGTCGACGCTGCTGTTTCACGGCACCGACGCGCTCGATGCCGTGCGCGGCACGCCGCTCGCGTACGGGCGTCACGGTAGCCCGACGACGCGCGCGCTCGAGAAGGCGCTCGCGCGTCTCGAAGGCGCGCACGCCGCACTGCTCACGCCGAGCGGGCTCAGCGCGATCACGACGTCGCTGCTGGCGGTGCTGAATCCCGGCGACCATCTGCTGATGGCCGATTCGGTGTACGACCCGACCCGCTCGTTCTGCGACGAGACGCTCGCCCGCCTCGGCATCGAGACGACGTACTACGATCCGTCGCTCGGCGCCGGCATCGCGTCGCTGATGCGGCCGAACACGCGCGCGGTCTTCACCGAATCGCCGGGCTCGCTGACCTTCGAGGTGCAGGACATTCCCGCGATCTGCCGCGTCGCGCACCGGCACGATGCGGTCGTGCTGCTCGACAACACCTGGGGCACGCCGCTGAATTTCCGCTCGTTCTCGCATGGCGTCGACGTGTCGATTCACGCGGCGACGAAATACATCGCCGGACACTCCGACGTGCTGATGGGCGCGATCCTGACGACCGAGGCGCTCGCGCCGAAAGTCACGCGCTGCTACCGGCAGCTCGGCATGACCGTCAGCGGCGACGACGCGTATCTCGCACTGCGCGGCCTGCGCACGCTGTCGGTGCGCCTCGAGCGGCACCAGCGCAACGCGCAGGTGCTGACCGAATGGCTCGCGCAGCAGCCGGAAGTCGCGCAAATCCTGTATCCGGCGCGGCCGGGCGACGCCGGCCACGCGCTGTGGCAGCGCGACTTCACGGGCGCCTGCGGGCTGTTCGGCCTGGTGCTGCATCCGCAGCCCGACGACGCGGTGCGCGCGCTGCTCGACGGGATGACATGCTTCGGCATGGGCTACAGCTGGGGCGGGTTCGAAAGCCTGATCATCCCGTCGAATCCGTCACGCAACCGTACCGCGACGCAGTGGAGCGCGGCCGGCCCGCTGCTGCGCATCCACGCGGGGCTCGAGCATCCCGACGACATGATCGCCGACCTCGACGCCGGTTTCGCGAGAATGCGCGCCGCCGCTGCCGCACTCGCGGAAGCCTGA
- a CDS encoding helix-turn-helix transcriptional regulator: MNVLMIDSPPLFVAGVADVLCKRDVNWHVWSARCPEDVLRLRDALLPETVEAITIECDEHAARPSWPNVLHETFAGAPWLCLVAAVCRRTIADALLAGAAGIIDRHASADEFADALGRVAAGAIYVPPNDGGATQARPGGVPAGDDRAFERLTPRQRDVLRLLAEGKSNKQICRVLNVAEGTIKNHLYALFRQIGVSNRTEAALWLARHVPSEPAAFAFAPACSSPG; the protein is encoded by the coding sequence ATGAACGTTCTGATGATCGATAGCCCGCCGTTGTTCGTCGCGGGCGTGGCGGACGTACTGTGTAAACGCGATGTCAACTGGCATGTATGGTCGGCGCGCTGTCCCGAGGACGTCTTGCGCTTGCGCGACGCGTTGCTGCCCGAGACGGTCGAGGCCATCACGATCGAATGCGACGAGCATGCCGCGCGGCCGAGCTGGCCGAACGTGCTGCACGAGACGTTCGCCGGTGCACCGTGGCTGTGCCTGGTGGCCGCCGTGTGCCGTCGCACGATTGCCGATGCGCTGCTGGCGGGGGCGGCCGGCATCATCGACCGGCACGCGAGCGCCGACGAGTTCGCGGATGCGCTCGGCCGGGTTGCGGCCGGTGCGATCTACGTGCCGCCGAACGACGGCGGCGCGACGCAGGCACGCCCGGGCGGCGTGCCGGCCGGCGACGATCGCGCGTTCGAGCGCCTCACGCCGCGCCAGCGCGACGTGCTGCGCCTGCTGGCCGAAGGCAAGTCGAACAAGCAGATCTGCCGCGTGCTGAATGTCGCGGAAGGTACGATCAAGAACCACCTGTATGCGCTGTTCCGCCAGATCGGCGTGAGCAACCGGACCGAGGCCGCACTGTGGCTCGCGCGCCACGTGCCGTCCGAGCCGGCGGCATTCGCGTTCGCGCCGGCCTGCAGCTCGCCGGGCTGA
- a CDS encoding amino acid ABC transporter ATP-binding protein, which produces MITLDNVSKWYGKHQVLSECSAAVSKGEVVVVCGPSGSGKSTLIKTINGLEPFQKGSIVVDGMRLGDPAAKLAQLRARVGMVFQHFELFPHLSITDNLTLAQVKVLGRRKDEAIDNAMKLLDRVGLKAHAHKYPGQLSGGQQQRVAIARALSMNPVAMLFDEPTSALDPEMINEVLDVMVELARDGMTMVCVTHEMGFARKVAHRVIFMDQGAVVEDAASAAFFAAPRSERARDFLDKILH; this is translated from the coding sequence ATGATTACGCTCGACAACGTCTCGAAGTGGTATGGCAAGCATCAGGTCCTCTCCGAATGCAGCGCGGCGGTATCGAAAGGCGAAGTGGTCGTCGTGTGCGGGCCGTCGGGCTCCGGCAAGTCGACGCTGATCAAGACGATCAACGGCCTCGAGCCGTTCCAGAAGGGCAGCATCGTCGTCGACGGCATGCGGCTCGGCGATCCGGCCGCGAAACTCGCGCAACTGCGCGCGCGGGTCGGCATGGTGTTCCAGCATTTCGAGCTGTTTCCGCACCTGTCGATCACCGACAACCTGACGCTCGCGCAGGTCAAGGTGCTCGGCCGCCGCAAGGACGAGGCGATCGACAACGCGATGAAGCTGCTCGACCGCGTCGGCCTGAAAGCGCACGCGCACAAGTATCCGGGGCAATTGTCCGGCGGGCAGCAGCAACGCGTCGCGATTGCGCGCGCGTTGTCGATGAACCCGGTTGCGATGCTGTTCGACGAGCCGACCTCCGCGCTCGACCCCGAGATGATCAACGAAGTGCTCGACGTGATGGTCGAACTCGCGCGTGACGGGATGACGATGGTGTGCGTCACGCACGAGATGGGCTTTGCCAGGAAGGTCGCGCATCGCGTGATCTTCATGGACCAGGGCGCGGTGGTCGAGGATGCGGCGAGCGCTGCGTTCTTCGCCGCGCCGCGCTCCGAGCGCGCGCGCGACTTCCTCGACAAGATCCTGCACTGA
- a CDS encoding DUF2589 domain-containing protein translates to MDANFIGSVINALPMDQMIAGPLKAMISAQTQAAKSYADFLMQVCIQGGKAVAVQFDYDETLVDESGVSKGVVQKTMRIPLLAAIVHPIIAIEEGTIDFEMEITQSEKSSSSTEAGGEFQAKFGWGPISVSVSGRVSHKSEQTRSTDTRAKYSIHTQVKRQSPPEALMRVIDFLTEAATKPVVTEGNAKDVKPLPATPTDGKLVGDASGSGGNAAAPAGTGAQQPAHA, encoded by the coding sequence ATGGACGCGAATTTCATTGGCTCGGTAATTAACGCTTTACCCATGGACCAAATGATCGCCGGGCCGTTAAAAGCGATGATCAGCGCGCAAACACAGGCCGCAAAGAGCTACGCGGATTTCCTGATGCAGGTCTGCATCCAGGGCGGCAAGGCCGTGGCCGTCCAGTTCGACTACGACGAGACGCTGGTGGACGAAAGCGGCGTGTCGAAGGGCGTCGTGCAGAAGACGATGCGCATCCCGCTGCTCGCGGCGATCGTCCACCCGATCATCGCGATCGAGGAAGGCACGATCGACTTCGAGATGGAGATCACGCAGTCCGAAAAGTCGTCGTCGTCGACCGAGGCCGGCGGCGAATTCCAGGCGAAATTCGGCTGGGGGCCGATCAGCGTCAGTGTGTCCGGGCGCGTGTCGCACAAGTCGGAGCAGACGCGCAGCACCGACACGCGCGCGAAATACTCGATCCATACGCAGGTAAAGCGCCAGTCGCCGCCCGAGGCGCTGATGCGCGTGATCGACTTCTTGACCGAAGCCGCAACCAAGCCGGTGGTCACCGAAGGCAACGCGAAAGACGTGAAGCCGCTGCCGGCCACGCCGACCGACGGCAAGCTGGTCGGCGACGCGTCCGGGTCCGGCGGCAACGCGGCCGCGCCGGCCGGTACGGGCGCGCAGCAGCCTGCGCACGCATAA